A single genomic interval of Elusimicrobiaceae bacterium harbors:
- a CDS encoding NADH-quinone oxidoreductase subunit NuoF, translated as MPKKTIEQIAKEYNDAYQNVTGRITICGGTGCIAGGSMKVYDAFQKELEARKIGYCLNITKGCHENYISMSGCRGFCAAGPLVSVNDIFYTHVKPEDVPEIVEKTIVKGEVVDRLLYTDPNSKQHCKTTAEIPFYSKQERILLHDCGRINPEDINEYIAHGGYAQAKRAYTQMTDEEVCKEIMESGLRGRGGGGFPTGKKWDLTRIEPGPKKYVICNADEGDPGAFMDRSVMEGNPNAVIEGMMIAARAIGADEGYIYVRMEYPLAVQRMRTAIAQAEELGLLGENIFGSGFNFKINVMEGAGAFVCGEETALIASVEGKRGMPNVKPPFPSQKGLFDKPTVINNVETLATVAKIMEMGAKEFKKIGTLTSPGTKTFAVTGHIANTGLVEVPMGTTLRQVIDEVAGGTTEDDGTVNHKAFKAAQIGGPSGGCLTKEHLDLPLDFDSLRSAGAMVGSGGLVVMNDKTCMVNVARFFLEFTQRESCGKCVPCREGTEQMLSMLNDIVEGRATMKTLENLEDLAKAVQKASLCALGKTAPNPVLSTLKHFREEYLAHVVEKRCPAGVCKALARFEIVADKCKGCGMCKRACPVQAISGAVGKPHVIDVNKCIKCGGCKSTCKFGAVVTGA; from the coding sequence ATGCCTAAAAAAACGATTGAACAAATTGCTAAAGAATATAATGATGCTTATCAGAACGTGACGGGCCGTATTACTATTTGTGGCGGTACGGGTTGTATTGCCGGCGGTTCTATGAAGGTATATGATGCTTTTCAGAAAGAATTGGAAGCGCGCAAAATCGGTTATTGTTTAAACATTACCAAAGGCTGCCATGAAAATTATATCAGCATGAGCGGTTGTCGCGGTTTTTGTGCGGCGGGTCCTTTGGTGAGCGTAAATGATATTTTTTATACGCATGTAAAACCGGAAGATGTGCCTGAAATTGTGGAAAAAACGATTGTAAAAGGCGAAGTGGTGGACCGCTTGCTTTATACCGATCCCAACTCCAAGCAACATTGTAAAACAACGGCAGAAATCCCTTTCTATTCCAAACAAGAACGTATCTTGTTGCATGATTGTGGCCGTATCAATCCGGAAGATATTAACGAATATATCGCTCATGGCGGTTATGCTCAAGCCAAAAGAGCCTATACCCAAATGACGGATGAAGAAGTTTGTAAAGAAATTATGGAATCCGGCTTGCGCGGACGTGGCGGTGGCGGTTTTCCGACTGGTAAAAAATGGGATTTAACCCGCATTGAGCCCGGCCCGAAAAAATATGTCATTTGTAATGCTGACGAAGGCGACCCGGGTGCTTTTATGGACCGCAGTGTCATGGAAGGCAACCCCAATGCCGTTATTGAAGGTATGATGATCGCCGCGCGTGCCATTGGTGCCGATGAAGGTTATATCTATGTACGTATGGAATATCCTTTAGCCGTACAGCGCATGCGCACTGCTATTGCTCAGGCCGAAGAATTAGGCTTGTTGGGTGAAAATATTTTTGGTTCCGGTTTTAATTTCAAAATTAACGTTATGGAAGGTGCCGGTGCTTTCGTCTGTGGTGAAGAAACGGCTTTAATTGCTTCTGTTGAAGGAAAACGCGGTATGCCCAATGTCAAACCGCCCTTCCCCAGCCAAAAAGGTTTGTTTGATAAACCGACGGTTATTAACAACGTAGAAACTTTAGCCACTGTAGCCAAAATTATGGAAATGGGTGCTAAAGAATTTAAGAAAATCGGTACTTTGACCAGTCCTGGCACCAAAACTTTTGCTGTGACGGGCCACATTGCTAACACCGGTTTAGTGGAAGTGCCGATGGGTACGACCTTGCGCCAAGTCATTGATGAAGTGGCCGGAGGTACGACTGAAGATGACGGCACCGTCAATCACAAAGCCTTCAAAGCTGCTCAAATCGGCGGTCCTTCCGGTGGTTGTTTGACCAAAGAACATTTGGACTTGCCTTTGGACTTTGATTCTTTGCGTTCTGCCGGCGCTATGGTAGGTTCCGGCGGTTTAGTGGTCATGAACGACAAGACCTGTATGGTTAACGTGGCTCGTTTCTTCTTAGAGTTTACTCAACGCGAATCTTGCGGTAAATGTGTTCCCTGTCGTGAAGGTACGGAGCAGATGTTGAGCATGCTTAATGATATTGTAGAAGGGCGCGCAACCATGAAAACATTGGAAAACTTGGAAGATTTGGCTAAAGCGGTACAAAAAGCCTCTCTCTGCGCTTTAGGAAAAACCGCTCCCAATCCGGTGCTTTCTACTTTGAAACACTTTAGAGAAGAATATCTAGCCCACGTTGTAGAAAAACGTTGCCCGGCGGGTGTATGTAAAGCGTTGGCACGTTTTGAAATTGTGGCCGATAAGTGTAAAGGCTGCGGTATGTGCAAACGCGCTTGCCCGGTGCAAGCTATTTCCGGTGCGGTAGGAAAACCGCATGTAATTGATGTCAATAAATGTATCAAGTGTGGCGGATGTAAGAGCACTTGTAAATTTGGCGCCGTGGTGACAGGAGCGTAA
- the nuoE gene encoding NADH-quinone oxidoreductase subunit NuoE, translating into MTERFAPVDKILKEHGNDPAKLIPILQKVQELYRYLPEDVMRHIANKLEISPAKVFGVATFFAHFAITPKGKHIIKVCNGTACHVKGSSFVINTVKDKLKLKDGQDTTEDGLFTLECVSCLGACGLAPVMVIDETVHGQITPAQACQLIDEIAAAEAKNA; encoded by the coding sequence ATGACAGAAAGATTCGCCCCCGTGGATAAAATACTTAAAGAGCATGGCAATGACCCTGCCAAGCTCATTCCCATACTGCAAAAGGTACAAGAATTGTATCGCTACTTACCTGAAGACGTAATGCGTCATATTGCCAATAAATTGGAAATTTCCCCCGCCAAAGTGTTTGGTGTGGCTACATTCTTTGCGCATTTTGCCATTACGCCGAAAGGAAAACATATTATTAAAGTGTGCAACGGTACCGCTTGCCACGTAAAAGGATCTTCTTTCGTTATTAATACAGTAAAAGACAAATTAAAATTGAAAGACGGTCAAGATACCACCGAAGACGGATTATTCACCTTAGAATGCGTTTCCTGTTTGGGCGCGTGCGGTTTGGCACCGGTTATGGTAATTGACGAAACCGTACATGGGCAGATTACGCCGGCCCAAGCCTGCCAATTAATTGACGAAATTGCCGCTGCGGAGGCCAAAAATGCCTAA
- a CDS encoding DUF1646 family protein — protein sequence MEVSLITKILLSIVVLNLLIWPLVSKWVENHLEMFLLLVGIAAVSIAGGWSKDFVYQTFNAPVNVAFIVLVVSVIFNHYSRYIFRVLFILFRYLEPRYSFAVLVFLLGMMSSICSVTVAALVLAEVLQVVNLERDQTVKVTVYACYAIGLGAILLPLAEPLGLVIYNELAAGPHQADFFFVLRHFFWWIVPGIVLCALAAGYTVRNTNTQVQLHIREDKEDPKSILRRTWNIYLFVAALHLISTGLRPFAQSTIALLNGKILFWANAVSVIIDNATLAAIEVTPNVSTENLMYMVIGLAAFGSMLVQGNLPNIVAAEKLNIKSREWARVAVPVGLVLMTGYFVALCISL from the coding sequence ATGGAAGTATCATTGATTACCAAAATTTTATTATCAATAGTCGTATTAAATCTATTAATATGGCCGCTGGTATCCAAGTGGGTGGAAAACCACTTGGAGATGTTTCTTTTGTTGGTGGGGATAGCCGCAGTAAGCATTGCCGGTGGCTGGAGTAAGGATTTTGTTTATCAAACGTTCAATGCCCCTGTAAACGTGGCGTTTATTGTATTGGTAGTAAGTGTTATTTTTAATCATTATTCTCGTTATATTTTTAGAGTATTGTTTATTTTGTTTCGGTATTTGGAGCCGCGCTATAGTTTTGCCGTATTGGTTTTTTTGTTGGGAATGATGTCAAGCATTTGTAGTGTGACGGTGGCGGCATTGGTGTTGGCTGAAGTTTTGCAAGTGGTAAATTTGGAGAGAGATCAAACAGTCAAAGTGACTGTTTATGCTTGTTATGCCATTGGGTTGGGGGCTATTTTGCTGCCGTTGGCCGAACCTTTGGGATTGGTGATTTATAATGAGTTGGCGGCCGGCCCGCATCAGGCTGATTTTTTCTTTGTGCTTCGTCACTTTTTCTGGTGGATAGTGCCGGGTATTGTTTTGTGTGCTTTGGCCGCCGGTTATACGGTGCGTAATACCAACACTCAAGTGCAGCTTCATATCCGCGAGGATAAAGAAGACCCCAAATCCATCTTGCGCCGCACGTGGAATATTTATCTGTTTGTGGCGGCATTGCATTTAATCAGTACGGGGTTGCGGCCGTTTGCACAAAGCACGATTGCTCTTTTAAACGGAAAAATTTTGTTTTGGGCCAATGCTGTTTCTGTTATTATTGACAATGCCACATTGGCCGCTATTGAAGTGACTCCCAATGTTTCTACAGAAAACTTGATGTATATGGTTATCGGCTTAGCAGCCTTTGGCAGTATGCTTGTGCAGGGCAATTTGCCCAATATCGTGGCTGCGGAAAAATTAAACATCAAAAGCCGCGAATGGGCGCGCGTGGCAGTGCCTGTCGGTTTGGTGTTGATGACAGGCTATTTTGTCGCTTTATGCATTAGTTTGTAA
- a CDS encoding manganese efflux pump, protein MGLIALIIIFICLCTDNMVTANMTATKMELKTKSVFSIKSAVFFSGFNAIFFTIGYIFSILFFRGYFVNVANWIAFAFLLLLGIKHMLEMLEKSPSFKEEEADDTKKLVKVAALSASQFFLIGYALELFGKSWFPQVLFLLVISFLMTVLGFHMGTKSSKTIVGKKVEFVAGLVLVIMAIRMIIL, encoded by the coding sequence ATGGGATTGATAGCGTTAATCATTATTTTTATTTGTCTGTGTACGGATAATATGGTGACAGCTAATATGACGGCTACGAAAATGGAGTTGAAAACCAAAAGTGTTTTTTCCATCAAATCAGCGGTTTTCTTTTCCGGATTTAATGCCATCTTTTTTACGATAGGCTATATCTTTAGCATTTTGTTTTTCCGCGGTTATTTTGTAAATGTAGCCAACTGGATTGCTTTTGCCTTCTTGTTATTGTTGGGCATCAAGCATATGTTGGAAATGTTAGAAAAGTCCCCCAGTTTCAAAGAAGAAGAAGCCGATGATACCAAAAAATTGGTGAAGGTGGCTGCTTTAAGTGCCTCTCAATTTTTCTTGATTGGTTATGCGTTGGAATTATTTGGGAAAAGTTGGTTCCCTCAAGTTTTATTTTTGCTGGTCATTTCTTTCTTGATGACGGTTTTAGGTTTTCATATGGGCACCAAATCCTCTAAAACGATTGTAGGCAAAAAAGTAGAATTTGTGGCCGGATTAGTGTTGGTGATTATGGCTATCCGTATGATTATTTTGTAA
- a CDS encoding manganese efflux pump MntP family protein yields MNVLSSFIVALSLSMDNFAVAIASGCACGRNLRFKHILGVSLCFVLAHALMLSVGWFGGKELGRVIDSVDHWFAFIVLLLIGLKMVKEAFEKKEETSLCQLISLKMIFVLALATSLDALLVGMALSLTQAPYLLTLVFMMGSVLVTSYIGFYLGNYLGKRFGTWMEVSGGVSLSAVGVWVLLSGLGIC; encoded by the coding sequence ATGAACGTACTGTCTAGTTTTATAGTAGCGCTTAGTTTGTCTATGGATAACTTTGCTGTTGCCATTGCCTCAGGGTGTGCTTGTGGCAGAAATTTGCGTTTTAAACACATTTTAGGAGTTAGCCTTTGTTTTGTGTTGGCACACGCACTGATGCTCAGTGTGGGGTGGTTCGGCGGAAAAGAATTGGGCCGGGTGATAGACTCGGTGGATCATTGGTTTGCTTTTATTGTTTTGCTTTTGATTGGGTTAAAAATGGTAAAGGAGGCTTTTGAAAAAAAAGAAGAAACTTCTTTGTGCCAACTGATTTCTTTGAAAATGATTTTTGTGCTTGCTTTAGCCACCAGTTTAGATGCGTTGTTGGTAGGAATGGCACTCTCTTTGACGCAGGCTCCATATCTTTTGACATTGGTGTTTATGATGGGGTCTGTGCTTGTCACCAGTTATATAGGATTTTATTTAGGAAATTATTTAGGCAAACGTTTTGGTACTTGGATGGAAGTGTCTGGCGGAGTGTCATTAAGCGCGGTGGGTGTATGGGTACTACTCAGCGGGCTGGGAATTTGCTAA
- a CDS encoding L-serine ammonia-lyase has product METLKELYKIGCGPSSSHTMGPRKAADAFNSRYPAACSFRVTLYGSLAATGKGHLTDFTIREAFYPKPIDIIFEPNTSLPKHPNALKLEALDQAGHVIGTHTVYSVGGGAIRDEENFGKHLNNVYPHKSMTEIIQYTSDKRMLLWEYVEECEGPEIWDYLTEVWNTMKETMKRGLSKRGVLPGSLNLERKAQRYLYKAENSPRYLRRMNNLFSYALACAEENASGGIVVTAPTCGSCGVLPAVCRLIQEICEFEDSTIIRALATASLFGNMAKTNASISGAEVGCQGEIGVACAMAAAATCQLEGGDNKRIEYAAEMGLEHHLGLTCDPVDGLVQIPCIERNALAASRALDCATYALMSDGYNRVSYDDVLATMMQTGKDMHAAYRETAQGGLAHFFRHKFLKKGE; this is encoded by the coding sequence ATGGAAACACTAAAAGAACTTTACAAAATAGGCTGCGGACCTTCCAGCAGCCACACCATGGGCCCCCGAAAGGCGGCCGATGCTTTCAACAGCCGTTATCCGGCGGCTTGCTCTTTCCGTGTCACATTATATGGCTCTTTGGCAGCCACCGGCAAAGGGCATTTAACTGATTTTACAATTCGGGAGGCATTCTATCCTAAACCGATTGATATTATTTTTGAGCCCAACACTTCTTTACCTAAACATCCTAACGCACTTAAATTAGAGGCTTTGGATCAAGCCGGTCATGTGATAGGCACACACACCGTATATAGTGTAGGTGGCGGGGCTATCCGCGATGAAGAAAACTTTGGCAAACACTTAAACAATGTCTATCCGCACAAATCCATGACGGAAATCATTCAATACACTTCCGATAAGAGAATGCTTCTTTGGGAATATGTGGAAGAATGTGAGGGGCCTGAAATCTGGGATTATTTGACCGAAGTTTGGAACACCATGAAAGAAACCATGAAAAGAGGCCTGTCTAAACGCGGTGTTTTGCCGGGTTCTTTGAATTTAGAACGTAAAGCCCAACGTTATTTATATAAAGCGGAAAATTCCCCCCGTTATCTGCGCCGCATGAATAATTTGTTTTCTTACGCTTTAGCATGTGCAGAAGAAAATGCCTCCGGCGGCATCGTGGTGACGGCGCCCACCTGCGGTTCTTGCGGCGTTTTGCCGGCTGTCTGCAGACTGATACAAGAAATTTGTGAATTTGAAGACAGCACCATTATCCGCGCTTTGGCCACCGCTAGTTTATTTGGCAATATGGCCAAAACCAATGCTTCTATCTCCGGAGCCGAAGTAGGCTGTCAAGGCGAAATTGGCGTTGCGTGTGCGATGGCGGCAGCGGCTACCTGTCAGTTGGAAGGTGGCGATAATAAACGCATTGAATATGCTGCTGAAATGGGATTGGAACATCATTTGGGCCTTACCTGTGATCCGGTGGACGGATTGGTGCAAATCCCTTGTATTGAAAGAAATGCTTTGGCGGCTTCTCGTGCGTTAGATTGCGCCACTTACGCCTTAATGTCAGACGGATACAACCGCGTGTCTTACGACGATGTGCTGGCCACTATGATGCAAACCGGCAAAGACATGCACGCGGCCTATCGCGAAACGGCTCAAGGCGGATTAGCTCATTTTTTCAGACATAAATTTTTGAAAAAAGGAGAATAA
- a CDS encoding nitroreductase family protein produces the protein MYTLQAIEKRRSIRKFQDKTISAEQIKTLLKAAMLAPTARNCQEWEFVVIKDRIVLNALKEVHPHAQMLSTADCAIVVCADTSREWAAGYWMGDCGAATQNILLAATDMGIGSVWLGVYPNEDRMQAIADVLQLPTNVKPFNVIALGYPDEEKEPVDRFDEKKIHYEKW, from the coding sequence ATGTATACTTTACAAGCGATTGAAAAAAGAAGATCTATCCGAAAATTTCAAGATAAAACAATTTCTGCCGAACAAATAAAAACTTTACTCAAAGCTGCCATGCTGGCCCCTACGGCACGCAATTGTCAAGAGTGGGAGTTTGTAGTAATTAAGGACCGTATTGTTTTAAATGCGCTTAAAGAAGTTCATCCGCATGCTCAAATGCTCTCCACCGCTGATTGCGCCATCGTTGTCTGTGCAGACACTTCCCGCGAGTGGGCTGCCGGATATTGGATGGGCGATTGCGGGGCTGCCACGCAAAATATTTTACTCGCTGCTACAGATATGGGCATCGGTTCTGTTTGGCTGGGAGTATACCCGAATGAAGACCGCATGCAAGCCATTGCTGATGTTCTTCAACTCCCTACGAACGTCAAACCTTTCAATGTAATTGCGCTGGGATATCCAGATGAAGAAAAAGAGCCTGTGGACCGCTTTGACGAAAAGAAAATTCACTACGAAAAATGGTAA
- a CDS encoding EAL domain-containing protein, with protein sequence MKYRITGFKRSFGIILTAALAVAVGSVVYWQQVTNRLALDARQSIVVVSRELAENFERLLGAELQVLTALSVSLEQPGALQNKAELVTYLNRQNRRNSFEMTGVQFPNGEAIFSNGQIQQNFLSKDEVASAYEHSHYVSIQRKDPFSKKNILVLAIPLRVNGEKLGLVFATQPTHFYEQALADTSMHGEGLSFILTKAGDVVISYPEAAFQNIFRFGQQAVFDKGLSADKMKNDFNAGQEGLTGYSVNGLHRFASYRPLAYNGWYGLSVLPTQSMAEKAQELMLMSLLLCLSIIAVLVVLLIFILRMQYQSSKALYKLGFVDPLTQSDNLNAFRLKFTKAAQDFHDQNIPVAFALVNVNRFKAVNDIYGFEQGDQILKQVAEALQSGLEKGELFCRSGADVFILLVACPDRDELGRRLDALLDRAGRFCRAGGECLPLSLTCGVYVLDEDVPFYIMLDRANLAWASAKQHAGRTCAFYDEAYRREIVNEKRIESSMEQAMLNGEFHIYLQPKCDFKTGITRSAEALVRWEHPEKGLIPPDSFIPVFERNGFVLKLDLFILEESLRLLKRWKEEEKPVVPIGVNFSRLHLEDPSFIDTLSNMADKYGVAHSLLEIELTESVVFGNVERMKQVIDGLHEKGFFVAMDDFGSGYSSLNVLKNLYFDCIKLDKEFLARGEGNPRMRQIISGAVKMIKDLGSSIVAEGVETKEQAEFLSRIGCDMAQGYLFSRPLPVTEFEKRLQEETQK encoded by the coding sequence GTGAAATACAGAATCACAGGATTTAAACGTTCTTTCGGCATTATCCTAACGGCTGCCCTTGCGGTGGCGGTGGGTTCTGTGGTGTACTGGCAACAAGTCACCAATCGTTTGGCTTTAGATGCCAGACAATCAATAGTGGTGGTCAGCCGCGAACTTGCGGAAAATTTTGAGCGTTTGTTGGGGGCGGAACTGCAAGTATTGACGGCTCTTTCCGTTTCTTTGGAACAGCCGGGTGCTTTGCAGAACAAAGCGGAACTTGTCACCTATTTAAACCGTCAAAACAGAAGAAACTCTTTTGAAATGACAGGGGTGCAATTTCCCAACGGAGAAGCAATCTTTTCCAACGGGCAAATTCAGCAAAATTTTTTATCTAAAGATGAAGTGGCTAGCGCTTATGAGCATAGTCACTATGTGTCTATCCAGCGCAAAGATCCATTTTCTAAGAAAAATATTTTAGTGCTGGCTATTCCGCTGCGTGTCAATGGGGAAAAGTTGGGCTTGGTGTTTGCCACACAGCCTACCCATTTTTATGAGCAGGCTTTGGCGGACACGTCTATGCATGGGGAGGGGCTTTCTTTTATTCTCACCAAAGCAGGAGATGTGGTAATTTCTTATCCTGAAGCAGCTTTTCAAAATATTTTTCGTTTTGGCCAGCAGGCAGTTTTTGACAAAGGGTTATCTGCTGATAAGATGAAAAATGATTTTAATGCCGGTCAAGAAGGGTTAACCGGATATTCCGTAAATGGTTTGCATCGCTTTGCTTCTTACAGGCCACTGGCGTATAACGGTTGGTATGGTCTTTCCGTTTTGCCCACGCAGTCAATGGCAGAAAAGGCGCAAGAGTTGATGCTGATGTCTTTGTTGTTGTGTTTGTCTATTATTGCGGTGTTGGTGGTACTGCTGATTTTTATCTTGCGCATGCAATATCAAAGCAGTAAGGCTTTGTATAAGTTGGGTTTTGTAGATCCGCTGACGCAAAGTGATAATCTAAATGCTTTTCGCTTAAAATTTACCAAAGCGGCGCAAGATTTCCATGACCAAAATATACCTGTGGCTTTTGCTTTGGTCAATGTAAACCGCTTCAAAGCCGTCAATGATATTTATGGTTTTGAACAGGGGGATCAAATCCTAAAGCAAGTGGCAGAAGCCTTACAGTCCGGTTTGGAAAAAGGGGAACTTTTCTGTCGTAGCGGGGCAGATGTGTTTATATTATTGGTTGCGTGCCCTGACCGTGATGAATTGGGCCGTCGGCTGGATGCTTTGTTGGACCGCGCCGGCAGATTTTGCAGAGCGGGCGGAGAATGTTTGCCCTTGTCTTTAACTTGCGGTGTGTACGTATTGGACGAAGATGTGCCTTTTTACATTATGTTGGATAGAGCCAATTTGGCATGGGCTTCAGCTAAGCAACATGCCGGCAGGACCTGTGCTTTTTATGACGAGGCCTACCGCCGAGAAATTGTAAACGAAAAACGTATTGAAAGCAGTATGGAACAAGCCATGCTCAATGGAGAATTTCATATTTACTTACAACCCAAATGTGATTTTAAAACGGGCATTACGCGCAGTGCAGAGGCATTGGTGCGTTGGGAGCACCCTGAAAAAGGTTTGATTCCGCCGGATAGTTTTATTCCCGTTTTTGAAAGAAACGGCTTTGTGTTGAAGTTGGATTTGTTTATTTTAGAGGAGAGTTTGCGCCTGTTAAAACGCTGGAAGGAAGAAGAAAAACCGGTGGTGCCTATCGGGGTTAACTTTTCCAGATTGCATTTGGAAGACCCTTCCTTTATTGACACATTGTCCAATATGGCCGACAAATATGGGGTGGCTCATTCTCTGTTGGAAATTGAGTTGACGGAGAGTGTAGTGTTTGGCAATGTAGAACGCATGAAGCAAGTGATAGACGGGTTGCATGAAAAAGGATTTTTCGTGGCGATGGACGATTTTGGCTCGGGTTATTCTTCGTTAAATGTGCTTAAAAATTTATATTTTGATTGTATTAAATTAGATAAAGAATTTTTAGCACGCGGCGAAGGAAACCCCCGTATGCGCCAAATTATTTCAGGTGCTGTAAAAATGATTAAAGATTTGGGCAGCAGCATTGTGGCTGAAGGGGTGGAAACCAAAGAACAGGCCGAGTTTTTAAGCCGTATTGGTTGCGATATGGCACAGGGATATTTGTTCTCTCGTCCGTTGCCTGTGACTGAATTTGAAAAACGTTTGCAAGAAGAAACTCAAAAATAA
- a CDS encoding phosphopentomutase yields MAKKGRAIILMMDSFGIGGAKDAARFNDEGADTLGHIASARGHLNIPNLSYLGLLRAAQASTGRRIQTGEQDIPSILMPAKYGFMKEVSKGKDTSSGHWEMAGVPVTFDWGYFKPQYPSFPPELIEKICQEAGLDGILANKAASGTEVIEEFGQEHIQTGKPICYTSADSVFQIAAHEKHFGLERLYQVCEIAFKHLKPYNIARVIARPFEGEKKGEFKRTKNRHDYSVTPPAKTLLDVMKENGGNVISVGKIADIFAQQGITKAVKASGLEQLWDVTLEEVKNAPDNSIVFTNFVDFDMTWGHRRDVEGYAQGLEYFDKRLADLAPLLKENDLVFITADHGCDPTYKGTDHTRENVPVLMFGPRVMPCFIGERETYADLGQTIAEHLGLPPLQTGRSFLNE; encoded by the coding sequence ATGGCTAAAAAAGGACGGGCAATTATTTTGATGATGGATTCTTTTGGTATCGGGGGAGCCAAAGATGCTGCTCGGTTTAATGACGAAGGGGCAGACACATTAGGGCATATCGCCTCTGCACGCGGCCATCTTAATATTCCTAATCTTTCATACTTGGGCTTATTACGCGCAGCGCAAGCCTCTACGGGGCGCCGTATACAAACGGGAGAACAAGATATCCCGTCCATCTTAATGCCCGCCAAATATGGATTTATGAAAGAGGTCAGCAAAGGCAAAGATACTTCTTCGGGCCATTGGGAAATGGCCGGCGTACCCGTCACCTTTGACTGGGGATATTTTAAACCGCAGTATCCGTCTTTCCCACCAGAATTGATAGAAAAAATTTGCCAAGAAGCAGGTTTAGACGGCATCTTAGCCAACAAAGCTGCATCCGGCACCGAAGTGATTGAAGAATTTGGCCAAGAGCATATCCAAACAGGCAAACCTATTTGTTATACCTCAGCCGACAGTGTGTTTCAAATTGCCGCGCACGAAAAACATTTCGGCTTAGAAAGGCTTTACCAAGTGTGCGAAATTGCTTTTAAACATTTAAAACCTTACAATATTGCTCGCGTCATCGCGCGGCCTTTTGAAGGAGAGAAAAAAGGCGAATTTAAGCGCACCAAAAACCGCCATGATTATTCTGTCACTCCTCCTGCCAAAACTTTATTGGACGTAATGAAAGAAAACGGCGGGAATGTAATTTCCGTTGGGAAAATTGCCGATATTTTTGCCCAGCAGGGCATTACCAAAGCCGTCAAAGCCTCCGGCTTAGAGCAATTGTGGGACGTGACCTTAGAGGAAGTAAAAAACGCACCCGATAACAGTATTGTTTTTACCAACTTTGTGGATTTCGACATGACTTGGGGCCACCGACGTGATGTGGAAGGATATGCACAAGGATTGGAATATTTTGATAAACGCCTGGCAGATTTGGCACCGCTACTCAAAGAAAATGATTTGGTATTTATTACCGCAGATCATGGGTGTGACCCTACCTACAAAGGCACCGACCACACACGTGAAAATGTGCCTGTGCTGATGTTCGGCCCGCGTGTCATGCCGTGCTTTATCGGCGAGCGGGAAACATATGCAGACTTAGGCCAAACCATTGCCGAGCATTTGGGTCTGCCACCGCTACAAACGGGAAGAAGTTTTTTAAATGAGTAA